The following coding sequences are from one Parabacteroides pacaensis window:
- a CDS encoding ATP-binding protein encodes MYKALSFRETYASLLKYLLILFGLFFTFAIQANGDHPVLIISSYNPDTKQTSTNISQFLEEFDRLKGKAPVVIENMNCKSFPEAPEWKRKMQELLSKYTGNKRPRVIVIFGQEGWSSYLSQNHELIKDIPVITALISKNAIILPDDTTDLTDWEPESIDTQQYIDEGLFITGIANNYDIESNINLVKKLYPETQHLALITDNSYGGVCLQAYVKKEAKKFPDLNLILLDGRKNSIYTIIEQIRLLPPKTVILLGTWRVDVNDGYYVGNATYTMMSANPQIPTFTLTSVGLGHWAIGGYVPRYRIIGREIAQQTVHLLNGDTSKVRASMELLKNTYIFDNKKLEDFAINPTLLPPDSSIINRNPGLFEKYRNQILIISSSVIFLFLLILLYYFYRTNRLKDVLLDLEKDNTIILNNIRSSIKFINPDYSIKWRNSIELVCSSSQQMGLNCLKGDRLDICCSDCPIVAAMQTKKECESEREYALGKYLRLFASPILDDTGKVTGVVSKIEDITREKEEALELRRAKDKAVESDHLKSAFLANMSHEIRTPLNAIVGFSGLLASTDDEDEKKEYISIIENNNELLLQLINDILDIAKIEAGTLEFTITETNINALFQELEQSMRLKVKERVTLSFGQRLPSCIIYTEKNRLLQVITNFLTNAIKFTTQGSITFGYHLTTENTLYFYVTDTGCGIPKEEAGRVFDRFVKLNNFAQGTGLGLSICKMIVEKLEGTIGVTSELGEGSTFWFTIPYRPVEKAMEVTKPSEGSGVSVKKEKLTILIAEDDSSNFKLYKMLLKDYTLIHAWNGIEAVDLFNQYHPDIVLMDIKMPQLDGYQAMQKIREISATVPIVAVTAFAFAEDEERALNSGFNAYMSKPIKVQELKKIIASF; translated from the coding sequence ATGTATAAAGCCTTGTCTTTCAGAGAAACATATGCTTCTTTATTGAAATATTTGTTGATTTTGTTTGGTCTTTTTTTTACGTTTGCTATACAAGCAAACGGAGATCATCCAGTCCTTATTATAAGCTCTTATAATCCGGATACAAAACAAACGTCTACTAATATATCTCAGTTCTTGGAAGAGTTTGATCGTTTGAAAGGCAAAGCACCGGTCGTGATTGAAAATATGAACTGTAAAAGTTTTCCGGAAGCACCTGAGTGGAAGCGAAAGATGCAAGAGTTACTTAGTAAGTATACAGGGAATAAACGGCCACGGGTGATTGTTATTTTTGGCCAGGAAGGATGGTCTTCTTATCTTTCCCAGAACCATGAATTGATAAAAGATATTCCGGTTATTACGGCTCTAATTAGTAAAAATGCAATTATATTACCCGATGATACGACCGATTTAACAGATTGGGAGCCAGAGAGTATCGATACTCAACAATATATAGATGAAGGTCTTTTTATTACAGGAATTGCTAATAATTATGATATAGAAAGTAACATTAATCTAGTGAAGAAGTTGTATCCAGAAACTCAACATTTGGCTTTAATTACGGATAATAGCTACGGTGGGGTTTGTCTACAAGCCTATGTGAAAAAAGAAGCTAAAAAGTTTCCGGATCTTAATCTGATTTTGTTAGATGGACGTAAAAATAGTATTTATACTATTATCGAACAAATAAGGTTATTGCCTCCTAAAACAGTTATCCTATTAGGAACTTGGCGTGTAGATGTGAACGACGGATATTATGTAGGAAATGCAACCTATACAATGATGTCCGCTAATCCTCAAATTCCTACATTTACACTTACTTCTGTAGGGTTAGGCCATTGGGCGATAGGAGGATATGTTCCTCGTTATCGTATTATTGGAAGAGAAATAGCTCAGCAAACTGTTCATTTATTAAATGGTGATACCTCAAAGGTTCGAGCTTCTATGGAGCTATTGAAAAATACGTATATATTTGACAATAAAAAGTTAGAAGATTTTGCCATAAATCCAACTCTTCTTCCTCCAGACTCCTCTATTATTAATAGAAATCCCGGTCTATTTGAGAAATATAGAAATCAAATCTTGATCATATCCAGTTCTGTAATTTTCCTTTTCTTACTTATATTATTGTATTATTTTTATCGGACTAACCGCTTAAAGGATGTATTGTTGGACTTGGAGAAGGATAATACAATCATTCTTAATAATATTCGGTCATCTATCAAATTTATTAATCCGGATTATTCTATTAAATGGCGTAATAGTATAGAACTGGTTTGTTCTTCTTCTCAGCAGATGGGATTGAATTGTTTGAAAGGAGATCGTTTGGATATATGTTGTTCTGATTGTCCTATTGTTGCAGCTATGCAGACTAAAAAAGAATGTGAAAGCGAACGGGAATATGCTCTGGGAAAATATCTTCGACTTTTTGCGAGTCCTATTTTAGACGATACGGGTAAAGTAACTGGTGTGGTATCCAAAATAGAAGATATCACCCGTGAAAAAGAAGAAGCACTGGAATTACGGCGGGCAAAAGATAAAGCGGTTGAATCTGATCATTTGAAATCAGCGTTTCTTGCTAATATGAGTCATGAAATTCGGACTCCATTAAATGCGATTGTAGGATTTTCCGGTCTTTTGGCTAGTACGGATGATGAAGATGAAAAGAAAGAGTATATCAGTATTATCGAAAACAATAATGAGTTATTGCTTCAGTTGATTAATGACATTTTGGATATTGCCAAGATCGAAGCCGGAACATTAGAGTTTACTATTACGGAGACCAATATTAATGCTCTTTTCCAAGAATTAGAACAATCGATGCGTCTAAAAGTGAAAGAGAGGGTTACTCTTTCTTTTGGGCAACGATTACCGTCTTGTATAATTTATACGGAAAAGAACCGGTTATTGCAGGTTATCACTAACTTTTTAACGAATGCAATCAAATTTACTACACAGGGAAGTATTACCTTCGGTTATCATTTGACAACTGAAAATACGCTTTATTTTTATGTAACGGATACAGGATGTGGTATTCCTAAAGAGGAGGCAGGCCGGGTATTTGACCGTTTTGTAAAGCTGAATAATTTTGCTCAAGGAACGGGATTGGGTTTGTCCATCTGTAAAATGATTGTGGAAAAGTTAGAAGGTACTATTGGAGTTACCTCCGAGTTAGGAGAAGGCTCGACGTTTTGGTTTACGATTCCCTATCGTCCTGTAGAAAAAGCAATGGAAGTTACAAAACCTTCCGAAGGTTCTGGGGTATCGGTTAAAAAAGAAAAGCTTACAATTCTAATTGCAGAAGATGACAGCAGTAATTTTAAATTGTATAAAATGCTACTGAAAGACTATACGTTAATTCATGCATGGAATGGAATTGAGGCGGTGGATTTATTTAATCAATACCATCCGGATATTGTTTTAATGGATATAAAAATGCCTCAATTGGATGGATATCAGGCAATGCAGAAGATTCGGGAGATTTCTGCTACTGTGCCTATTGTTGCAGTAACAGCCTTTGCTTTTGCTGAAGATGAAGAGCGAGCATTAAATTCGGGTTTTAATGCTTATATGAGTAAACCGATAAAGGTTCAAGAACTTAAAAAAATAATTGCTTCTTTTTAG
- a CDS encoding TonB-dependent receptor, which produces MKRTPLNIYVITFCMLIFTCSVWGQMVVSGRIVDSQTKEPLIGATVVVKGSTVGDASDTEGHFKLKIYSNRLPTLVFRCIGYNEVSKELTSQSPLDLGIIELQPSSVGLNEVKILASFVNKEGEKPVVVSTISANDIETKLSNQEFPEIMKMVPSVYVTKQGGGMGDARINLRGFGSENIGLLINGIPVNGMENGAVYWSNWAGLADVTQNIQVQRGVGVSKLGIPSVGGTVNIITKSVDAEAGGSIYYGMGNDAYQKLSFNVSTGLMKNGWALTLAGAHTQGDGYVLGTNFEGWNYFVNLSKRINADHLLSFTAFGAPQWHNMRANKQYVKDYELNKDGIRMNTSYGYLNGKVLASAGGYNEYHKPQISLNHFWTINERSTLSTSVYLSKSKGGGRNTYGKSFNDRKILQFDSENGQPFAQTLLTPDGLLDYNGVMETNKATGGASQAIFVMGTNAHEWYGLLSSYTNNFTDAFHFTAGVDGRYYKGYHYQKISDLLGGAYYKDDKLAYRNPGIELKEGDKIGYDNTSHILWTGGFAQLEYIQPAYNAFLSLSVTNHMYKRKDPGMYGVFSSDKEKYPISMKESDWVCFVPTTIKGGFNYKFGGIHNVFMNGGYVTKAPTFDGVFAAKDNVKLEHLKVEKIGTVEIGYGLHTRGFSLSLNGYYTKWMDKTFSQKINFQYYSVPGVDALHKGLELEVAYRPFASLSFGGNFAIGDWKWTNDVIFLERNEEGNPTGKEKNAYLKDLHVGNAPQTSGALYATWEPFPNFQIGANWNYFGRNYANFKLEERDIETDRSDSWRMPDFSTVDMNMNYRFNIGKLKANVFGNINNLLNEKYIADALDGKEHNKETALVWYGFGITWTAGLKVAF; this is translated from the coding sequence ATGAAAAGAACACCATTAAACATCTATGTAATTACATTTTGCATGTTGATTTTTACTTGTTCGGTATGGGGGCAAATGGTAGTCTCAGGCCGGATAGTTGATTCACAAACTAAGGAGCCTTTAATTGGTGCAACTGTGGTAGTAAAAGGGTCTACAGTAGGAGATGCCTCAGATACGGAGGGGCACTTTAAATTGAAAATATACTCTAATAGGTTACCAACTCTTGTTTTCCGTTGTATCGGTTATAACGAAGTTAGCAAAGAATTAACTTCCCAATCTCCTTTAGATTTAGGAATTATAGAATTACAACCATCGTCTGTAGGTCTTAATGAAGTAAAGATATTAGCTTCTTTTGTAAATAAAGAAGGAGAAAAACCAGTTGTTGTTTCTACTATTTCAGCAAATGATATAGAAACAAAATTAAGTAATCAGGAATTTCCGGAGATAATGAAGATGGTACCTTCTGTGTATGTGACAAAACAGGGCGGTGGTATGGGCGATGCGCGTATTAATTTGCGGGGTTTCGGTTCAGAAAATATAGGACTTCTTATTAATGGGATCCCGGTAAACGGAATGGAAAATGGAGCTGTTTATTGGTCGAATTGGGCAGGCTTGGCGGATGTTACCCAGAATATTCAGGTGCAACGAGGTGTGGGAGTGTCTAAATTAGGTATTCCTTCCGTAGGTGGTACTGTTAATATTATTACCAAATCCGTAGATGCTGAAGCCGGAGGCTCCATCTATTATGGAATGGGAAATGATGCCTATCAGAAACTTTCATTTAATGTCTCGACAGGATTAATGAAAAACGGGTGGGCATTAACTTTAGCAGGTGCACATACCCAAGGGGATGGCTATGTTTTAGGTACAAACTTTGAAGGCTGGAATTATTTTGTGAATCTGTCTAAACGAATTAATGCGGATCATTTACTATCGTTTACGGCTTTTGGTGCTCCTCAATGGCATAATATGCGTGCTAATAAACAGTATGTAAAAGATTATGAGTTGAATAAAGATGGTATCCGGATGAATACTTCTTACGGTTATTTGAATGGAAAAGTGTTAGCATCGGCGGGTGGATATAACGAATACCATAAACCTCAGATTTCATTAAACCATTTTTGGACAATTAATGAACGTTCAACACTTTCTACTTCTGTTTATTTATCTAAATCTAAGGGTGGCGGAAGAAATACATATGGTAAATCTTTTAATGACCGCAAAATATTACAGTTTGATAGTGAGAACGGACAGCCGTTTGCCCAGACGCTCCTTACTCCGGATGGTTTGCTGGACTATAATGGAGTGATGGAAACCAATAAAGCTACAGGGGGGGCATCGCAAGCTATTTTTGTAATGGGAACAAATGCCCATGAGTGGTATGGTTTATTAAGTTCTTATACGAATAATTTTACAGATGCTTTTCATTTTACTGCAGGCGTTGATGGTCGTTATTATAAAGGATATCATTATCAAAAAATATCTGATTTGTTGGGGGGGGCTTATTATAAGGATGATAAATTAGCTTATCGGAATCCAGGAATAGAGTTAAAAGAAGGAGATAAGATAGGGTATGATAATACGAGCCACATTTTATGGACCGGAGGATTTGCTCAATTAGAATATATTCAACCTGCTTATAATGCTTTCCTTTCTTTGTCGGTAACAAATCATATGTATAAACGTAAAGATCCGGGAATGTATGGTGTTTTTAGTAGTGATAAAGAAAAGTATCCCATTTCTATGAAAGAATCTGATTGGGTATGTTTCGTCCCTACTACTATAAAAGGCGGTTTTAATTATAAATTCGGAGGAATTCATAATGTATTTATGAATGGGGGATATGTAACGAAAGCTCCTACATTTGATGGTGTGTTTGCTGCGAAAGACAACGTTAAGTTAGAGCATTTGAAAGTAGAAAAAATAGGAACGGTAGAAATTGGCTACGGTCTCCATACTCGAGGATTTAGCCTCAGCTTAAATGGTTATTATACGAAATGGATGGATAAGACATTTTCACAGAAAATTAATTTTCAGTATTATAGCGTTCCGGGAGTAGATGCTCTTCATAAAGGATTGGAATTAGAAGTGGCTTATCGTCCTTTTGCTTCTTTATCATTTGGCGGTAATTTTGCTATTGGGGATTGGAAGTGGACAAATGATGTCATTTTTTTGGAACGTAATGAGGAAGGTAACCCAACAGGAAAAGAAAAGAATGCTTATTTGAAAGATTTGCATGTTGGAAATGCCCCTCAGACTTCCGGTGCTTTATATGCTACTTGGGAGCCTTTTCCTAATTTCCAGATTGGAGCTAATTGGAATTATTTTGGTCGTAATTATGCTAATTTTAAACTGGAAGAAAGAGATATAGAAACAGATCGTTCGGATTCTTGGCGAATGCCTGATTTCTCTACTGTAGATATGAATATGAATTACCGTTTTAACATAGGGAAATTGAAAGCGAATGTGTTTGGTAATATTAATAATTTGTTAAATGAAAAATATATTGCGGATGCACTGGACGGAAAAGAACATAATAAAGAAACAGCACTTGTATGGTATGGTTTCGGAATTACATGGACTGCCGGCTTAAAAGTAGCATTCTAA